A single window of Candidatus Rhabdochlamydia oedothoracis DNA harbors:
- the aroC gene encoding chorismate synthase, with amino-acid sequence MASNSFGTLLRITTWGESHGKAIGVVIDGCPAGLPLNNEDINLELKKRAPGKNPYISPRKEPDCAEIYSGLFEGKTTGSPISIVIFNQDHDSKPYESNKLLLRPGHANFTYLQKYGAFDYRGGGRASARETACRVAAGAVAKKILKEIDIEIVAYVCEIGGISISPYTPSSFSQLRKIVDSSPLFCPDLTISTKMSALIDQVKIDKDSLGGVIECVTSSLPIGLGDPIYEKLEANLAKAMLSIPASKGFEFGSGFKAAQMRGSDHNDLFTLEKGQIVTQTNHAGGTLAGITNGAYLITRTAFKPTSSIARTQQTVNLDGNKEEFTPSEKSRHDPCVAIRAAPVVEAMTALVLADAYLINRGVRL; translated from the coding sequence ATGGCAAGTAATTCTTTTGGCACACTTTTACGTATTACAACTTGGGGTGAGTCTCATGGTAAGGCTATTGGCGTTGTTATAGATGGTTGTCCCGCAGGGCTGCCTTTAAACAATGAAGATATTAATTTAGAGCTTAAAAAAAGAGCCCCTGGAAAAAATCCTTATATTTCTCCCCGCAAAGAGCCGGATTGTGCTGAAATCTACTCTGGTCTTTTTGAAGGTAAAACTACAGGCTCTCCTATTTCGATAGTGATTTTTAATCAAGACCACGACTCTAAACCCTATGAATCAAATAAACTTCTATTGCGCCCTGGACATGCAAACTTTACGTATCTACAAAAGTACGGTGCTTTTGACTATCGCGGAGGAGGAAGAGCTTCTGCTAGAGAAACAGCTTGTCGAGTAGCAGCTGGCGCAGTAGCTAAAAAAATTCTTAAAGAGATCGATATTGAAATAGTTGCTTATGTTTGTGAAATAGGCGGAATCTCTATTTCTCCTTATACACCTAGTTCTTTTAGTCAGTTACGAAAAATAGTAGACTCTAGTCCCCTATTTTGCCCCGATCTTACAATATCCACGAAAATGTCTGCCTTAATCGATCAGGTAAAAATAGATAAAGATTCATTGGGAGGAGTTATTGAATGTGTAACCTCTTCTCTGCCAATTGGCCTAGGCGATCCTATTTATGAAAAGTTAGAAGCTAATTTAGCAAAAGCCATGCTTTCCATTCCAGCTAGTAAAGGTTTTGAATTCGGCTCTGGCTTTAAAGCAGCCCAAATGAGGGGCTCTGATCACAATGACTTATTTACTCTTGAAAAAGGGCAGATTGTCACACAAACAAACCATGCAGGAGGAACATTAGCTGGGATTACTAATGGAGCCTACTTAATTACTCGCACAGCATTTAAACCCACCTCTAGTATTGCTCGCACACAACAGACCGTTAACCTAGATGGGAATAAAGAGGAATTCACTCCCTCGGAAAAATCAAGACACGACCCTTGTGTAGCAATCAGAGCAGCACCTGTAGTTGAAGCTATGACAGCATTGGTACTGGCTGACGCCTATCTAATTAATAGAGGCGTACGACTCTAG
- the hemW gene encoding radical SAM family heme chaperone HemW, with protein sequence MTGNQISLYIHIPFCSKKCPYCHFFVIPDKESFQRKFLVAFLQEWQLKSPLLKDKQIISIYFGGGTPTRLSLAYLTKMVAVILSSKVAANCEMTIEANPEDINPELLQTLKDLSFNRISFGAQSFNDNELISLGRGHTAKQSINAIQAAYLAGFDNLSIDLMFELPNQTPSSWRKTLNQLRDLPIKHLSLYNLTFEQHTVFHQKKQQLQKLVPSPEECLPMLQEAVESLKEMGFERYEISAFAKSKAYSLHNTGYWLGRPFLGYGPSAFNYWEKRRFSNLSHFNQYCNFLEAQQDPVGFSEQLAFPHNLYELFVIQLRLCEGVNIVAFEQMHGPLPGDFLEICERLIVKEKWLSRDKDRLFLTDKGMLFYDSVAAELI encoded by the coding sequence ATGACTGGTAATCAGATTAGTCTTTATATACATATTCCTTTTTGTTCTAAGAAATGTCCTTATTGTCATTTTTTTGTTATTCCGGATAAGGAATCCTTTCAAAGGAAATTTTTGGTCGCCTTCTTGCAAGAATGGCAGCTTAAAAGCCCTCTTCTAAAAGATAAACAGATTATTTCTATTTATTTTGGAGGAGGAACGCCTACTCGGCTATCTTTAGCTTATTTAACCAAAATGGTCGCGGTTATTTTATCTAGTAAAGTAGCTGCTAATTGTGAAATGACCATCGAAGCGAATCCAGAGGATATAAATCCGGAACTTTTGCAAACGCTCAAAGATTTATCCTTTAATCGAATCAGTTTTGGAGCGCAGTCTTTTAATGACAATGAATTGATTTCCTTAGGTAGAGGTCATACAGCAAAGCAATCAATTAATGCGATTCAAGCGGCCTATTTAGCGGGTTTTGATAATCTTTCGATTGATTTGATGTTTGAGCTGCCTAATCAAACACCGTCTTCTTGGAGAAAAACTTTAAACCAATTACGTGATTTGCCTATCAAACATCTATCTCTTTATAATCTTACCTTTGAGCAACACACGGTTTTTCATCAAAAAAAACAACAATTACAAAAATTAGTTCCTTCTCCAGAAGAATGCCTTCCTATGCTACAAGAAGCTGTAGAGAGTTTAAAAGAAATGGGTTTTGAGCGTTATGAGATCTCTGCTTTTGCAAAATCCAAGGCTTATTCTTTACATAATACCGGCTATTGGCTTGGGCGCCCTTTTTTAGGTTATGGGCCTTCTGCTTTTAACTATTGGGAAAAAAGACGGTTTTCAAACCTTTCTCATTTCAATCAATATTGTAATTTTCTTGAGGCTCAGCAAGATCCGGTTGGTTTTTCTGAGCAGCTAGCTTTCCCTCATAATCTCTATGAGCTTTTTGTGATTCAACTGCGTCTTTGTGAAGGGGTAAATATAGTTGCTTTTGAACAAATGCACGGACCTTTACCCGGTGATTTTTTAGAAATTTGTGAAAGGTTAATAGTAAAAGAAAAATGGTTATCTCGTGATAAAGACCGTTTATTTTTAACAGACAAAGGGATGTTATTCTACGACAGTGTTGCCGCAGAGCTTATTTAG
- the aroB gene encoding 3-dehydroquinate synthase, whose amino-acid sequence MFLDCNLFSSQIVEDLRQINGKFALFCDKNIANLIGYNWQSFLRQKGIIIELFVFESGEKNKNHKIKELLENQLFEQEFGRDSCFIALGGGVTLDLIGFIGATYMRGVTLLCIPTTLLAMVDAAIGGKNAINTAYGKNLLGTFYFPRKIYYDFQWLRYLPKKEWINATAEIIKYAVTLSYDLFLQLENSLDQKDLSKIMELVKTCIRLKHQIVNCDFTEQIGTRSILNFGHTIGHALEKITDFQMTHGEAVAMGMLVESYMSWKRGFLSYTSLTKIQALICSYEFPLAIYDFQKELCLEVIKKDKKVKNGINHLILLQEIGLVTPSTIPIPMEHIIEGLNWLEVEYGKISYQS is encoded by the coding sequence GTGTTTTTAGATTGTAATCTCTTTTCAAGCCAAATTGTAGAAGATCTTCGACAAATTAACGGTAAATTTGCTCTTTTTTGCGATAAGAACATAGCAAACCTAATTGGTTATAACTGGCAATCCTTTTTAAGACAAAAAGGAATAATTATAGAGTTATTTGTATTTGAATCTGGAGAGAAAAATAAGAACCACAAGATCAAAGAACTGCTGGAAAATCAACTTTTTGAACAAGAATTTGGACGTGATAGTTGCTTTATTGCCTTAGGCGGTGGAGTCACCTTAGATCTTATTGGATTCATTGGAGCAACCTACATGCGCGGTGTTACTTTACTTTGTATTCCTACTACTTTATTAGCTATGGTAGATGCAGCAATTGGTGGGAAAAATGCCATAAATACCGCTTACGGAAAAAATCTTTTGGGTACCTTTTATTTTCCACGTAAGATCTATTATGATTTTCAATGGCTGCGCTATTTACCTAAAAAAGAGTGGATCAATGCAACTGCTGAAATCATTAAATATGCGGTTACCTTGTCCTATGATTTGTTTTTACAACTAGAAAATAGTTTGGATCAAAAGGATTTAAGCAAGATAATGGAGCTTGTTAAAACGTGTATTCGTCTAAAGCACCAAATTGTAAACTGTGATTTTACAGAGCAAATAGGCACCCGCTCTATTCTTAACTTTGGTCATACAATAGGGCATGCTTTAGAAAAAATCACAGATTTTCAAATGACTCATGGAGAAGCTGTGGCCATGGGAATGCTAGTAGAAAGTTATATGAGTTGGAAAAGGGGATTTCTTTCCTATACTTCCCTTACTAAAATACAAGCTCTTATTTGCTCTTATGAATTTCCTCTTGCCATTTACGACTTTCAGAAAGAACTATGTTTAGAGGTGATAAAAAAAGATAAAAAAGTAAAGAACGGTATAAACCATTTGATTTTATTACAAGAAATCGGCTTGGTTACTCCATCAACTATACCCATCCCGATGGAACACATAATAGAAGGACTTAACTGGTTAGAGGTTGAATATGGCAAAATTTCATATCAGTCCTAG
- a CDS encoding type I 3-dehydroquinate dehydratase yields the protein MKSKESTLLFGVVTGPKLEIAEEEILSHLDWIDAVEFRLDLFIDLDLRQLRSLLKKLPIPILFTLRRQDQGGGFTRSEKIRLQFIEELCQLQPDFLDLEYDVPTSFRKKLFFNYPKIHFIASYHNFEKFPKLDPVLSSLFTPYAHFYKIAIHCSSCIEALQLLLLSKKHTNLATIGLGERAQFTRLIAPILGMPLSYVALKLQTAAGQLTLKDLQLYRFSTLNSTTVIYALLGDPIDISLSPVVHNTAFAAQKKNALYCKIPCDKNELTECLSLIQQLPFKGLSITMPLKEITAAITHSLQKAVNTLVIDSEITSFNTDGIGAVQALEKKTALFKKKIVLFGAGGVAQAIAQKAIDKGAFITFINRTREKAIQLAKIYRCRGGGIDLFPLHYDIIINCTPNPDCIQSEWICSNSIAMDTVYQPHWTGFLKKASLKNCKLIFGKELFVNQAVQQQKLWDSSFSKEELEQVITQAIHKSFI from the coding sequence ATGAAAAGTAAAGAAAGTACCCTGTTATTTGGTGTAGTTACTGGACCTAAGTTAGAAATTGCAGAAGAAGAAATCCTCTCTCATTTAGATTGGATTGATGCTGTGGAATTTCGACTTGATCTATTTATAGATTTAGATTTGAGGCAACTAAGATCTCTTTTAAAGAAATTGCCTATTCCTATTTTATTTACTTTAAGAAGACAAGACCAAGGTGGGGGCTTTACCCGGTCAGAAAAAATTCGATTACAGTTCATAGAAGAGCTTTGTCAATTGCAACCAGACTTTCTCGATTTAGAATACGACGTACCAACAAGTTTTCGTAAAAAGCTCTTTTTCAATTATCCAAAGATCCATTTTATTGCTTCCTATCACAATTTTGAAAAATTTCCCAAACTAGATCCTGTATTATCTTCTCTTTTTACCCCTTATGCGCATTTTTACAAAATAGCCATTCACTGCTCTTCTTGTATAGAAGCACTTCAACTGCTTCTCTTATCTAAAAAACACACGAACCTAGCAACTATTGGATTAGGAGAAAGAGCTCAATTTACAAGGCTGATTGCACCTATTTTAGGTATGCCCCTTAGCTATGTGGCTCTTAAGCTTCAAACAGCAGCTGGGCAACTTACGTTAAAAGATTTGCAACTTTATCGTTTTTCAACCCTTAACTCTACAACTGTTATTTATGCACTCCTTGGAGATCCCATCGATATAAGTTTAAGTCCAGTTGTTCACAATACGGCCTTTGCTGCTCAAAAAAAAAATGCCCTCTATTGTAAGATTCCTTGTGATAAAAATGAGCTAACTGAGTGTTTAAGCTTGATTCAACAGCTTCCCTTTAAAGGTTTGAGTATCACAATGCCTTTAAAAGAAATAACAGCAGCAATAACCCATTCCTTACAAAAGGCTGTAAACACACTGGTTATAGATTCTGAAATAACAAGTTTTAATACCGATGGTATAGGTGCTGTACAAGCTCTAGAAAAAAAAACCGCGCTCTTTAAAAAAAAGATCGTTTTGTTTGGTGCTGGGGGCGTTGCTCAAGCTATTGCACAAAAAGCTATAGATAAAGGAGCTTTTATTACTTTTATCAATCGCACAAGAGAAAAAGCCATTCAATTAGCAAAAATATATCGATGTAGGGGAGGGGGAATAGATCTTTTCCCTCTTCATTACGATATAATTATCAATTGCACACCTAATCCTGATTGTATTCAATCGGAATGGATTTGTTCCAACTCTATAGCAATGGATACGGTTTACCAACCTCATTGGACAGGATTCTTAAAGAAAGCCTCTTTGAAAAACTGCAAGCTCATCTTTGGAAAGGAATTATTCGTTAATCAAGCGGTTCAACAGCAGAAGCTTTGGGATTCAAGCTTTTCAAAAGAAGAGCTTGAACAAGTGATTACTCAAGCAATTCATAAATCATTCATTTAG
- the aroA gene encoding 3-phosphoshikimate 1-carboxyvinyltransferase: MAKFHISPSILQGSITIPSSKSQTLRAIFFALMGKGISRIHKYLPSPDTYAMLKAVEMLGIKIQKTDTTLWIEGTNRKLKSPKNVIDAGNSGLVLRFIGALVSLLPTHTVITGDHSIRCLRPIQALLSALQYLQADAHSVYLNGFAPISIKGPLLPGSAKLCGRDSQPVSALLMTTCFLEGQSHLQVTNPGEKPWVDLTLHWLKKLGAKVEHRNHEEYWVSGKTQYEGFEYTVPGDWSSAAFPIVAALLTSSEIVLDNLDVTDHQGDKQIIHCLLSMGAHIEIDSSKKKVIIKKTKHLKGIDIDVNNFVDAIAILAVIGCFAEGKTRLYNAQIARHKESDRISAITQELKKMGANIEEQEDGLIIYPSSLKAAKLYSHKDHRIAMALSVAALVAKGTSLIDDVECIAKTYPSFIDDFRCLGAKIEL; the protein is encoded by the coding sequence ATGGCAAAATTTCATATCAGTCCTAGCATACTACAAGGATCGATTACAATCCCCTCTTCTAAATCACAGACCTTGCGAGCTATTTTTTTTGCTTTAATGGGAAAAGGAATAAGCCGAATTCATAAATATTTACCCTCCCCAGATACATACGCCATGCTAAAAGCTGTAGAAATGCTCGGTATTAAAATCCAAAAAACAGATACCACTTTATGGATTGAAGGAACTAACCGCAAACTTAAATCCCCAAAAAATGTAATCGATGCAGGAAATTCTGGACTAGTGCTGCGTTTTATCGGTGCTCTTGTTTCTCTTTTACCTACTCATACGGTGATTACAGGTGATCATTCTATCCGCTGTTTAAGGCCTATTCAGGCTTTATTATCAGCTCTTCAATATTTACAAGCAGATGCGCATTCTGTGTATTTAAATGGATTTGCACCCATTTCTATAAAAGGACCTTTATTGCCAGGTAGTGCAAAATTATGCGGAAGAGACTCTCAACCCGTTTCTGCTCTACTGATGACCACATGTTTTCTAGAAGGACAAAGCCATCTTCAAGTAACAAATCCTGGCGAAAAACCCTGGGTAGACCTAACTTTACATTGGCTTAAGAAATTAGGGGCTAAAGTTGAGCATCGCAACCATGAAGAGTACTGGGTATCAGGTAAAACTCAATATGAAGGATTTGAATATACAGTACCTGGTGACTGGAGCTCAGCTGCTTTTCCAATCGTAGCAGCGCTGCTTACCTCTTCAGAAATTGTATTAGATAACCTTGATGTAACAGACCATCAAGGAGATAAACAGATTATTCACTGCTTGCTTTCCATGGGAGCTCATATAGAAATCGACTCTTCTAAAAAAAAGGTTATTATAAAAAAAACCAAACACCTAAAAGGGATAGATATTGATGTGAATAACTTTGTTGATGCAATTGCAATTTTAGCTGTCATTGGATGCTTTGCAGAAGGAAAAACCCGTTTATACAATGCACAAATTGCAAGGCATAAAGAATCAGATCGGATTTCTGCAATTACTCAAGAACTGAAGAAAATGGGCGCTAACATAGAAGAACAAGAAGATGGCCTTATCATTTACCCCTCTTCTCTTAAAGCTGCAAAATTATATAGCCATAAAGATCATCGGATTGCTATGGCTCTATCCGTTGCAGCATTGGTAGCTAAAGGAACTAGTTTAATAGATGATGTGGAATGCATTGCAAAAACCTATCCTAGCTTTATCGATGATTTTAGGTGCTTAGGAGCAAAAATAGAGCTATGA
- a CDS encoding IS30 family transposase translates to MIFNNQTQGETLPKGYHHLTYDQRCQIYILKARGDTSSSIANILKVHHSTISRELKRNKGQRGYRHQQAQEKAFLRKNSQPNKKMTPQIVTRIEEKIKLQWSPIQISGWLKRHGKEHVSHETIYNHIWKDKRQGGQLYRELRHRGKKYNKQRKGASGRGNMPGRIDIKQRPCIVEKKTRLGDWELDTVIGAGHKGVIVSMVERTSKLTKLAKVSHKTAEEVSQALIEQLKPIKDFVHTLTADNGKEFAYHQMVSFELETDFYFATPYHSWERGLNEHTNGLVRQYFPKTQSFLDTTSKDIERVETLLNNRPRKALNFETPLEVFRRLSTNMLCSGAQ, encoded by the coding sequence GTGATTTTTAACAATCAAACACAAGGAGAGACCTTGCCTAAAGGCTACCATCACCTAACCTATGACCAAAGATGTCAGATTTATATTTTAAAAGCTAGAGGAGATACATCTAGCTCAATAGCAAACATTCTAAAAGTTCATCATAGCACTATTAGTAGGGAACTTAAGAGAAATAAAGGGCAACGAGGATACCGTCATCAGCAAGCTCAAGAAAAAGCATTTCTTAGAAAAAATTCTCAGCCCAATAAAAAAATGACTCCTCAAATAGTTACCCGTATTGAAGAAAAAATCAAGTTGCAATGGAGCCCTATACAAATATCCGGATGGCTTAAAAGACATGGTAAAGAACATGTTAGTCATGAGACCATCTATAATCATATCTGGAAAGATAAACGACAGGGAGGACAGCTTTATAGAGAGCTCCGTCATCGAGGGAAAAAATATAACAAGCAGAGAAAGGGAGCTTCTGGAAGAGGGAACATGCCTGGTCGTATAGATATTAAGCAACGGCCTTGTATTGTAGAAAAAAAGACTCGTTTAGGAGACTGGGAACTAGATACAGTCATAGGGGCAGGACATAAAGGCGTAATTGTATCAATGGTAGAAAGAACTTCCAAGCTAACTAAGCTCGCCAAAGTTTCTCATAAAACTGCAGAGGAAGTAAGTCAAGCGTTAATTGAACAACTTAAACCTATCAAAGATTTTGTACACACATTAACAGCAGACAACGGAAAAGAATTTGCCTATCACCAAATGGTTAGTTTCGAGCTAGAGACAGACTTCTACTTTGCAACGCCCTACCATTCTTGGGAAAGAGGCTTAAATGAGCATACAAACGGACTAGTTAGGCAATATTTTCCTAAAACACAAAGCTTTTTAGATACGACTTCCAAGGATATAGAAAGGGTGGAAACTTTACTAAATAACAGACCTAGAAAGGCTCTCAACTTCGAAACTCCACTAGAAGTGTTTAGGAGATTATCTACAAACATGCTATGCTCGGGTGCACAATAG
- a CDS encoding type II toxin-antitoxin system death-on-curing family toxin produces the protein MIFITLQEVIDDHAEIICRYGGLEGIRDMGLLISALEMPKAAMLKKYLHPTIFDKAAAYLFHIICNHPFTDGNKRTGTATALAFLKINGICIEIVGKQQILALEELVVHTAEGKTSKKQIASFFKEHSQKKNRLLAK, from the coding sequence ATGATTTTTATAACTCTGCAGGAAGTTATCGATGATCATGCGGAAATCATTTGTAGGTATGGAGGATTAGAAGGAATTAGGGATATGGGCTTACTAATTTCAGCGCTTGAAATGCCAAAAGCTGCAATGCTCAAAAAATACCTTCATCCAACGATCTTTGATAAAGCTGCGGCTTATTTATTTCATATCATTTGCAATCACCCATTTACAGACGGAAACAAAAGGACTGGAACCGCTACTGCATTAGCTTTTTTAAAAATCAATGGTATTTGTATTGAAATTGTAGGGAAACAGCAAATATTAGCTTTAGAAGAACTTGTCGTGCATACGGCAGAAGGTAAAACATCAAAAAAGCAAATAGCCAGTTTCTTTAAAGAGCATAGCCAAAAGAAAAATAGGCTATTAGCAAAATAG
- a CDS encoding glycogen debranching protein, which translates to MKHLVLEKGSAYPLGASRCIEGINFSLFSSTANQVILHIFRPNASDSTYQITFDPQKNKTGSIWHVLIKNLAEDIEWEYGYQLDGDNQDPKNHFCPDIILLDPYSKYLNTNNQWGVKQKPLRGKLYPYSSFDWEQDTPPKIPMEQLIIYEMHVRSFTRHSSSSSKAPGTFSAVKEKIQHFKELGINAVELMPIFEFDECELHRKQPAAEKPLYNVWGYSTCSFFSLMNRYSKEASQSSNEFKDLVKALHKEGIEVILDVVYNHTAEGGAKDPCFSFAGIDNNTYYMLTPNAEYLNFSGTGNTFNVNNPVVMEFIIDSLRYFVIEMHVDGFRFDLASCFNRDEEGSLLTDPLSIRAITKDPILSHVKLIAEPWDAGGLYQLGAFPNSWAEWNGKYRDVIRRFIKGTDDVAGEFANAICGSEDLYENSKNPYRSINFITSHDGFTLHDLVSYQEKHNLDNREENRDGNSNNDSWNCGVEGATDNPEILFLRLKQMRNLITALLISLGTPMLLMGDEYAHNRFGNNNAYCQDNELNWFLWDKLIENQEFYRFYKLMIAFRKAHASLLQSSSFLTSDDIKWHGHQPLQPNWSSESRFIAYTLKSQNSEDLYIAFNAYFEPVSIELPLAPQGKNWHRIIDTSLISPKEFSEHPEQISSPYTMSSHSAFIAKSL; encoded by the coding sequence ATGAAACACCTTGTACTTGAAAAAGGCTCTGCTTATCCCCTGGGTGCAAGTCGATGCATAGAAGGGATAAATTTCTCTCTTTTTTCATCAACAGCTAATCAAGTCATTTTACACATATTTCGTCCAAATGCATCAGATTCTACTTATCAAATTACATTTGATCCTCAAAAAAATAAAACCGGATCTATTTGGCATGTACTTATTAAAAATCTAGCAGAAGATATAGAATGGGAATACGGTTATCAATTAGATGGAGATAATCAAGATCCGAAAAATCACTTTTGCCCCGATATAATTTTATTAGATCCTTATAGTAAATATTTGAATACGAATAATCAATGGGGAGTAAAACAAAAACCTTTAAGAGGCAAACTCTATCCTTATTCTTCTTTTGATTGGGAGCAAGACACCCCTCCTAAAATTCCCATGGAACAATTGATCATTTATGAAATGCATGTTCGCTCTTTTACAAGACATTCTTCAAGCTCTAGTAAAGCACCTGGCACTTTTTCAGCTGTCAAAGAGAAAATCCAACATTTCAAAGAATTAGGAATCAATGCTGTTGAATTAATGCCTATCTTTGAATTTGATGAGTGTGAACTACATCGAAAGCAACCCGCAGCAGAAAAACCTCTTTATAATGTTTGGGGTTATTCTACCTGTAGTTTTTTCTCCCTCATGAATCGCTATAGCAAAGAAGCAAGCCAATCCTCCAATGAGTTTAAGGATCTGGTAAAAGCACTTCACAAGGAAGGAATCGAAGTGATTTTAGATGTGGTATATAATCATACAGCAGAAGGAGGTGCAAAAGATCCTTGCTTTTCTTTTGCAGGAATCGACAATAACACTTATTACATGTTAACGCCAAATGCTGAATACTTAAATTTTTCAGGTACGGGTAACACATTCAATGTAAACAACCCTGTTGTCATGGAGTTTATCATTGATTCATTGCGTTATTTCGTAATAGAAATGCATGTCGACGGCTTTAGATTTGATTTAGCCTCTTGTTTTAACCGAGATGAAGAAGGATCTCTTCTTACAGATCCTTTATCTATTCGTGCTATTACAAAAGATCCTATTCTCTCACATGTAAAACTGATTGCAGAACCTTGGGATGCAGGTGGGTTATACCAATTAGGAGCTTTTCCCAATAGCTGGGCTGAATGGAATGGAAAGTATCGCGATGTCATTAGACGCTTTATTAAAGGAACCGATGATGTAGCTGGAGAATTCGCTAACGCCATCTGTGGATCTGAAGATTTATATGAAAACTCTAAAAATCCTTACCGCAGCATCAATTTTATCACTTCACACGATGGCTTTACTCTGCACGATTTGGTCAGTTATCAAGAAAAACACAATCTAGATAATAGGGAAGAAAACCGTGATGGGAACTCTAACAATGATAGTTGGAACTGTGGTGTAGAAGGAGCAACCGATAATCCGGAAATTCTTTTCTTGCGTCTAAAACAAATGCGTAATTTAATTACAGCTCTTCTTATCTCCCTTGGCACCCCTATGCTTCTAATGGGTGACGAATACGCTCATAATCGTTTCGGCAACAATAATGCTTATTGCCAAGATAATGAACTGAACTGGTTCTTATGGGATAAGTTGATAGAAAATCAAGAGTTCTATCGTTTTTACAAACTCATGATCGCTTTTCGTAAAGCTCATGCTTCTCTTTTACAAAGCAGCTCTTTTTTAACCTCGGATGACATTAAGTGGCACGGTCATCAACCTCTACAACCCAACTGGAGCTCAGAAAGCCGATTTATTGCTTATACGTTAAAAAGTCAAAATAGCGAAGATCTCTATATTGCTTTTAATGCGTATTTTGAGCCCGTTTCCATCGAGCTACCTTTGGCTCCTCAAGGTAAAAATTGGCATCGTATCATCGATACCTCTCTGATCTCCCCTAAAGAGTTTTCCGAGCATCCGGAACAAATTTCTTCACCTTATACAATGAGCTCTCATTCTGCTTTTATAGCTAAAAGTCTTTAA
- a CDS encoding shikimate kinase, with protein MNLILYGFKSCGKTTLGQNFSKWMHCAFYDTDNLVASLYQLKTGQYISVREIFKSEGEVYFRRLEKQTLPLLTHVKNSIIAVGGGLVLDPFNRQFLKKIGKLVYLKVKRKIIQERIFSAERHCWPIFLDVNQPEESFELLFKKRSLIYEQILAYKLIMEDQKEDSEIFSELENLWIKYGK; from the coding sequence ATGAATCTGATCTTATACGGATTTAAAAGTTGTGGTAAAACAACCCTAGGTCAAAATTTCTCTAAATGGATGCATTGTGCTTTTTACGACACGGATAACCTAGTTGCATCTTTATATCAATTAAAAACAGGTCAATACATTTCTGTTAGAGAAATTTTTAAGAGTGAAGGAGAGGTTTATTTTCGAAGATTAGAAAAGCAAACCTTACCTCTACTTACCCATGTAAAAAATAGCATTATTGCAGTAGGAGGAGGTTTGGTTTTAGATCCTTTTAATAGACAATTTCTTAAGAAAATAGGGAAATTGGTGTATCTCAAGGTGAAAAGAAAAATTATACAAGAAAGAATATTTTCCGCTGAACGACACTGTTGGCCCATTTTTTTGGATGTAAACCAGCCAGAAGAATCTTTTGAGCTGCTTTTCAAAAAAAGGAGTTTAATCTATGAACAGATCCTCGCCTATAAGCTTATTATGGAAGATCAGAAAGAAGATAGCGAGATTTTTAGTGAATTAGAAAACCTATGGATAAAATATGGCAAGTAA
- a CDS encoding IS110 family transposase: MKHYIGLDVSMKRTFICVLNEQGKIVHEGSEKTDPDLLADDFSKRDFQEIVVGFESGCLSHYLVTGFRKRAIDPLCMDARKLSTILALKINKTDKNDARGIAEALRSGMYTRVHCKPQDSV, encoded by the coding sequence ATGAAGCATTATATTGGATTAGATGTATCAATGAAAAGAACTTTTATCTGTGTATTAAATGAACAAGGTAAGATTGTCCATGAAGGTTCAGAAAAAACAGATCCTGATTTACTAGCAGATGATTTTTCCAAAAGAGATTTTCAAGAAATCGTTGTTGGCTTTGAAAGTGGATGTTTATCTCATTACCTAGTCACAGGATTTAGAAAAAGAGCTATAGATCCCCTATGTATGGATGCAAGGAAGCTGAGTACGATTCTTGCTTTGAAAATAAATAAGACAGACAAAAATGATGCACGAGGAATCGCAGAAGCCCTTCGATCAGGTATGTATACACGAGTACACTGTAAGCCCCAAGATTCAGTTTAA
- a CDS encoding helix-turn-helix domain-containing protein: MIFNNQIQKETLPKGYHHLTYDQRCQIYILQARGDTSSSIATILKVHHSTISRELKRNKGQRGYRHQQAQEKAFLRACLKSFQN; this comes from the coding sequence GTGATTTTTAACAATCAAATACAAAAAGAGACCTTGCCTAAAGGCTACCATCACCTAACCTATGACCAAAGATGTCAGATTTATATTTTACAAGCTAGAGGAGATACATCTAGCTCAATAGCAACCATTCTAAAAGTTCATCATAGCACTATTAGTAGGGAACTTAAGAGAAATAAAGGGCAACGAGGATACCGTCATCAGCAAGCTCAAGAAAAAGCATTTCTTAGAGCCTGTTTAAAATCTTTTCAAAATTGA